A single Bos mutus isolate GX-2022 chromosome 25, NWIPB_WYAK_1.1, whole genome shotgun sequence DNA region contains:
- the ZNF316 gene encoding zinc finger protein 316 encodes MAAPRTTPDSPAAQLERLDGSECGPDQEEEEEEGKGDQVEALEERLAEEVVVDADVEVDVTVEAALAGEQSPASGTQECPHGSRDTESPGLQEKALQAFRAPATPRDEDLEREGEGDEEEEEEDEDEVDSLTSGSQGLVTFEDVAVYFSLEEWERLDAEQRELYKEVMRENYGILVSLGYPVPKPDLIFRLEQGEEPWVPDSPRPEDGDIVTGVYTGAWFWTDDIEDHEEDDDEDFLAEVAEEENEPPGLWSAAYGVGDVPGTWGPDDSDSAQTPEGWGLDPGGLGVLAPGSESKPFLPDREPGASLLAPWAFPAAVAVPAGRPETTCDVCGKVFPHRSRLAKHQRYHAAVKPFGCDECGKGFVYRSHLAIHQRTHTGEKPFPCPDCGKRFVYKSHLVTHRRIHTGERPYRCAFCGAGFGRRSYLVTHQRTHTGERPYPCPHCGRSFSQSSALARHQAVHTADRPHCCPDCGQAFRLRADFQRHRRGGGCAEPGSEGPRPEPCSETRPAAGPEEAEVGPEGLEGPEIDEADGETEGEAEVRDAAVEAPTPRSKDDPEPDRRFLGLGNGLGEGEGPSSHPLGFHFPMHPKSWLHPDGFPILGLPDFGERLPADGRPLPGPLGGRLSLVEGAGLACDPFGGGAGPGGASGLRAFGPAVGGLLAEPAPAALAEEESPWICSDCGKTFGRRAALAKHQRYHAGERPHRCADCGKSFVYGSHLARHRRTHTGERPFPCPECGARFARGSHLAAHVRGHTGEKPFVCGVCGAGFSRRAHLTAHGRAHTGERPYACGECGRRFGQSAALTRHQWAHAEEKPHRCPDCGKGFGHSSDFKRHRRTHTGEKPFRCTDCGRGFAQRSNLAKHRRGHTGERPFPCPECGKRFSQRSVLVTHQRTHTGERPYACANCGRRFSQSSHLLTHMKTHRGAAGAPVQAPAAPVPKAEAPAKGPPSAGTGTGPGEHGSTLLEFAGGTSFGSEPTAAFAGPSGAYEETIL; translated from the exons ATGGCAGCCCCTCGCACGACTCCAGACTCGCCCGCCGCCCAGCTGGAGAGGCTGGACGGATCGGAGTGTGGTCCTGaccaggaggaagaagaggaggaaggaaagggggaCCAGGTGGAGGCGCTGGAGGAGCGGCTGgcggaggaggtggtggtggacgCAGATGTGGAGGTGGACGTCACGGTGGAGGCGGCGCTGGCAGGAGAGCAGAGTCCAGCGTCGGGGACCCAGGAGTGCCCCCACGGCAGCAGGGACACCGAGTCACCGGGCCTTCAGGAAAAGG CCCTGCAGGCCTTCCGGGCTCCAGCCACGCCGAGGGATGAGGACCTGGagcgggagggggagggggacgaagaggaggaggaggaggacgaggacgAGGTCGACTCCCTGACGTCTGGGTCTCAG GGGCTGGTGACCTTTGAAGACGTGGCTGTGTACTTCTCCCTGGAGGAGTGGGAAAGGCTGGACGCAGAGCAGCGGGAGCTCTACAAGGAGGTCATGCGGGAAAACTATGGGATCCTGGTGTCCTTGG GATACCCAGTCCCCAAGCCGGATCTGATCTTCCGGCTGGAGCAAGGAGAGGAGCCGTGGGTCCCGGACAGCCCGCGTCCCGAGGATGGAGACATCGTCACTGGCGTCTACACAG GGGCCTGGTTCTGGACCGACGACATAGAGGACCACGAGGAGGATGACGACGAAGACTTCCTGGCAgaggtggcagaggaggagaaCGAGCCCCCGGGGCTGTGGTCAGCGGCCTACGGAGTGGGCGATGTGCCTGGGACCTGGGGCCCTGATGACTCGGATTCTGCGCAGACTCCGGAGGGCTGGGGTCTGGACCCCGGCGGGCTCGGGGTCCTGGCCCCGGGGTCTGAGTCGAAGCCCTTTCTGCCGGACCGGGAGCCGGGTGCGAGCCTCCTGGCGCCCTGGGCATTCCCGGCCGCGGTGGCCGTGCCAGCTGGGCGCCCGGAGACGACGTGCGATGTGTGCGGCAAGGTGTTCCCACACCGGTCCCGGCTGGCAAAGCACCAGCGCTACCACGCGGCGGTCAAGCCCTTCGGCTGCGACGAGTGCGGCAAGGGCTTCGTATACCGCTCGCACCTGGCCATCCACCAGCGCACGCACACCGGCGAGAAGCCCTTCCCATGCCCGGACTGCGGCAAGCGCTTCGTATACAAGTCGCACCTGGTCACGCACCGTCGTATCCACACGGGTGAGCGGCCTTACCGCTGCGCCTTCTGCGGCGCGGGCTTTGGGCGCCGCTCCTACCTGGTCACGCACCAGCGCACGCACACGGGGGAGCGGCCCTACCCCTGCCCGCACTGTGGCCGCAGCTTCAGCCAGAGCTCGGCGCTCGCGCGGCACCAGGCGGTGCACACGGCCGACCGGCCCCACTGCTGTCCCGACTGCGGCCAGGCCTTCCGCCTCCGTGCCGACTTCCAGCGCCATCGACGGGGTGGCGGCTGCGCGGAGCCCGGCAGCGAGGGCCCTCGGCCGGAGCCCTGCAGCGAGACGAGGCCTGCGGCGGGGCCGGAGGAGGCCGAGGTGGGGCCGGAGGGGCTGGAGGGGCCCGAGATCGATGAGGCGGACGGAGAGACTGAGGGAGAAGCCGAGGTGAGAGATGCGGCGGTGGAGGCGCCCACCCCACGGAGCAAGGACGACCCCGAACCGGACAGGCGGTTTCTGGGGCTGGGCAACGGCCTGGGGGAGGGCGAAGGCCCTTCCTCGCACCCGCTCGGCTTCCACTTTCCCATGCACCCCAAGTCTTGGCTCCACCCGGATGGCTTTCCGATCCTGGGCCTCCCGGACTTCGGGGAGCGGCTGCCGGCCGACGGGCGCCCCCTGCCCGGACCCCTGGGGGGCCGGCTCTCCCTGGTGGAGGGCGCCGGGCTGGCCTGCGACCCTTTCGGCGGTGGGGCCGGGCCTGGAGGCGCCAGCGGCCTGCGTGCGTTCGGGCCTGCAGTCGGGGGACTGCTGGCGGAGCCGGCACCCGCCGCGCTAGCAGAGGAGGAGAGCCCGTGGATCTGCTCCGACTGCGGCAAGACGTTCGGGCGCCGCGCGGCTCTGGCCAAGCACCAGCGCTACCACGCGGGCGAGCGGCCGCACCGCTGTGCCGATTGCGGCAAGAGCTTCGTGTACGGTTCGCACCTGGCGCGCCACCGCCGTACGCACACCGGCGAGCGGCCCTTCCCGTGCCCGGAGTGCGGTGCGCGCTTCGCTCGCGGCTCGCACCTGGCGGCGCACGTGCGCGGCCACACGGGGGAGAAGCCCTTCGTCTGCGGCGTGTGCGGCGCGGGCTTCAGCCGGCGCGCGCACCTGACGGCGCACGGGCGCGCGCACACAGGCGAGCGGCCCTACGCGTGTGGCGAGTGCGGCCGCCGCTTCGGGCAGAGCGCCGCGCTGACGCGGCACCAGTGGGCGCACGCCGAGGAGAAGCCGCACCGCTGCCCCGACTGCGGCAAGGGCTTCGGCCACAGCTCGGACTTCAAGCGGCACCGGCGCACgcacacgggcgagaagccctTCCGCTGCACCGACTGCGGCCGCGGCTTCGCGCAGCGCTCCAACCTGGCCAAGCACCGGCGCGGCCACACGGGCGAGCGGCCTTTCCCGTGCCCCGAGTGCGGCAAGCGCTTCTCGCAGCGCTCGGTGCTCGTGACGCACCAGCGCACGCACACGGGTGAGCGGCCCTACGCCTGCGCCAACTGCGGCCGCCGCTTCTCGCAGAGCTCGCACCTGCTCACCCACATGAAGACGCACCGCGGCGCGGCGGGCGCGCCGGTGCAGGCGCCCGCCGCGCCCGTGCCCAAGGCCGAGGCGCCCGCCAAGGGGCCGCCGAGCGCGGGCACAGGGACCGGGCCCGGGGAGCACGGCAGTACCCTGCTGGAGTTCGCGGGCGGAACGAGCTTTGGCTCCGAGCCGACGGCCGCCTTCGCGGGGCCTTCGGGCGCCTACGAGGAGACCATCCTGTGA